A genomic stretch from Fusarium musae strain F31 chromosome 9, whole genome shotgun sequence includes:
- the DBP2 gene encoding ATP-dependent RNA helicase dbp2 (EggNog:ENOG41) has translation MSGYDGGYSGGGGRGGGGYGGGGHGRDRGDRGGDRGGDRNGYGGGGYGGRGNGYGNGNGYGGGGGFGGGGFGGGYGGGAGGDRMGALGAGLKNQEWDVNSLPKFEKSFYKEHPDVTNRSDADVEAFRRKHQMTIAGKDVPRPVETFDEAGFPRYVMDEVKAQGFPAPTAIQSQGWPMALSGRDVVGIAETGSGKTLTYCLPSIVHINAQPLLAPGDGPIVLVLAPTRELAVQIQEEMKKFGRSSRIRNTCVYGGVPKGPQIRDLSRGVEVCIATPGRLIDMLEAGKTNLRRVTYLVLDEADRMLDMGFEPQIRKIIGQIRPDRQTLMWSATWPKEVRALASDFLQDFIQVNIGSMELAANHRITQIVEVVTDMEKRDRMIKHLEKVMENKENKILIFVGTKRIADEITRFLRQDGWPALSIHGDKQQNERDWVLDQFKTGKSPIMVATDVASRGIDVRNITHVLNYDYPNNSEDYIHRIGRTGRAGAKGTAITLFTTDNQKQARDLVNVLQEAKQQIDPRLAEMTRYGGGGGRGYGGWGRGRGGGRANANSQPIGNRNRRW, from the exons CCGAGGCAACGGATACGGTAACGGAAATGGTtacggcggcggcggtggttTCGGAGGTGGTGGTTTTGGAGGCGGCTATGGAGGAGGTGCCGGCGGTGACCGCATGGGTGCCCTCGGCGCTGGCCTCAAGAACCAGGAGTGGG ATGTCAACTCCCTCCCCAAGTTCGAGAAGTCTTTCTACAAGGAACACCCCGATGTCACAAACCGATCTGACGCTGATGTGGAAGCCTTCCGCCGTAAGCACCAGATGACCATCGCTGGCAAGGATGTTCCCAGACCCGTCGAGACTTTCGATGAGGCTGGCTTCCCCAGATATGTCATGGATGAGGTCAAGGCCCAGGGCTTTCCTGCCCCTACCGCCATTCAGTCCCAGGGTTGGCCCATGGCTCTTTCCGGTCGTGATGTCGTTGGTATTGCCGAGACAGGCTCCGGAAAGACTCTTACGTATTGTCTCCCCTCCATTGTCCACATCAACGCCCAGCCTCTCCTTGCCCCCGGCGACGGCCCTATTGTCCTCGTCCTTGCCCCCACTCGTGAACTTGCTGTTCAGATTCaggaagagatgaagaagttcgGCCGATCTTCTCGCATCCGAAACACTTGTGTTTACGGTGGTGTCCCTAAGGGTCCTCAGATCCGCGATCTCTCTCGAGGAGTTGAGGTCTGCATTGCCACCCCTGGCCGCTTGATTGATATGCTTGAGGCTGGTAAGACTAACTTGCGCCGTGTCACTTACCTCGTTCTCGACGAGGCTGATCGCATGCTCGACATGGGTTTCGAGCCCCAGATTCGCAAGATTATTGGCCAGATTCGACCTGACCGACAGACTCTGATGTGGTCCGCTACCTGGCCCAAGGAGGTCCGCGCTCTGGCTTCCGACTTCCTCCAGGATTTCATCCAGGTCAACATTGGTTCCATGGAGCTCGCTGCCAACCACCGTATCACACAGATTGTCGAGGTTGTCACAGACATGGAGAAGCGTGACCGCATGATCAAGCACCTTGAGAAGGTTATGGAGaacaaggagaacaagatcctcatctTTGTCGGCACAAAGCGAATTGCTGACGAGATCACTCGATTCCTCCGCCAGGATGGATGGCCCGCGCTCT CCATTCACGGAGACAAGCAGCAGAACGAGCGTGATTGGGTGCTTGACCAGTTCAAGACCGGAAAGTCCCCCATCATGGTGGCTACTGACGTGGCCTCGCGTGGCATCG ATGTGCGCAACATCACTCATGTGTTGAACTACGACTACCCCAACAACTCGGAGGACTACATTCACAGAATTGGTCGTACCGGCCGTGCCGGTGCCAAGGGTACCGCCATCACCCTCTTCACTACTGACA ACCAGAAGCAGGCCCGTGATCTTGTCAATGTTCTCCAGGAGGCCAAGCAGCAGATTGACCCTCGCCTTGCTGAGATGACTCGATatggtggcggtggtggtcGCGGCTACGGTGGATGGGGACGTGGTCGCGGCGGTGGTAGAG CCAACGCCAACAGCCAGCCCATCGGCAACCGCAACCGTCGATGGTAA
- the CON7 gene encoding C2H2 finger domain transcription factor con7 (EggNog:ENOG41) yields the protein MSLVPTQQPHTFVDNHASLHSASNIAKLGSEATLDTLLSSPNSMERSATEYSQSGLPSPYPSNFGDTNSEGSRADHASAAQYPVKQEVNYSTSATPTSEYGVYPQSARSGSFPEHVQRSYHPASSTSTGGMAQQQNSPSMPQQDGRSHQTHPVKSDNDVPIDPSIAAPSPTYASYGQHSPYAPNPDMTHSYSHPGGGMYAQPRPDWAGYPQHGGAPLTPGHPVYAQNPASAPPQARPNQVYSFVPIPGAQQHKRPRRRYEEIERMYKCGWNGCEKAYGTLNHLNAHVTMQSHGQKRTPEEFKEIRKEWKQRKKEEEANRKAEEERQRQAQAAAAAQNGGGEPQGPDGTPTSSYPGRTVQLPPIGYQPAQYPPPPSGVPQQPLPDYNTSHIYSNYQPHSPYAQPSQGIPYQCMSQRQRVI from the exons ATGTCTCTGGTGCCAACACAGCAACCTCATACTTTTGTTGACAACCACGCATCGTTGCATTCTGCCTCCAATATCGCGAAACTTGGTTCCGAGGCGACCCTTGACACGCTCCTCAGCTCTCCCAACTCTATGGAACGAAgtgctacggagtactcGCAGTCAGGTTTGCCTTCGCCCTATCCAAGCAACTTCGGCGACACCAATTCTGAAGGTTCGAGGGCAGATCACGCATCTGCTGCGCAATATCCTGTCAAGCAGGAAGTCAATTATTCGACCTCAGCCACTCCCACCTCCGAGTACGGCGTCTATCCTCAGTCAGCCCGATCAGGATCTTTCCCAGAGCACGTCCAGCGTTCATACCACCCTgccagcagcaccagcactGGAGGTATGGCGCAACAACAGAACAGTCCGTCAATGCCCCAGCAGGATGGGCGTAGCCATCAGACCCATCCGGTCAAATCTGACAACGATGTTCCTATAGATCCGTCCATCGCCGCGCCGAGCCCAACTTACGCTTCGTATGGGCAGCATTCTCCCTACGCGCCTAACCCAGACATGACACACAGTTACTCTCACCCTGGTGGCGGCATGTATGCGCAACCTCGGCCGGACTGGGCTGGTTACCCTCAGCACGGCGGGGCGCCTTTGACTCCCGGTCACCCAGTTTACGCTCAAAACCCGGCATCGGCGCCACCTCAAGCACGACCAAACCAG GTTTACTCCTTTGTCCCCATTCCAGGTGCGCAACAGCATAAACGACCTCGGCGACGATACGAGGAGATCGAGCGCATGTACAAGTGTGGATGGAATGGCTGTGAAAAGGCCTACGGTACACTGAACCACTTGAACGCTCACGTTACCATGCAGTCTCACGGACAGAAGCGAACACCCGAAG AATTCAAGGAGATTCGCAAGGAGTGgaagcagaggaagaaggaagaggaagccaaCCGAAAGGCCGAAGAGGAGCGACAACGCCAGGCTCAGGCCGCTGCCGCCGCTCAGAATGGAGGTGGCGAGCCTCAAGGTCCTGATGGCACGCCTACCTCATCCTACCCTGGCCGAACAGTCCAGCTGCCTCCCATCGGATACCAGCCTGCTCAGTACCCGCCACCACCTTCTGGGgttcctcagcagcctctccCTGACTATAACACCAGCCATATCTACTCGAATTATCAACCTCACTCGCCTTACGCGCAGCCCAGTCAGGGCATTCCTTACCAATGTATGTCGCAGAGGCAGAGGGTGATTTAG